A region of Puniceicoccus vermicola DNA encodes the following proteins:
- a CDS encoding GDSL-type esterase/lipase family protein, translating into MHGDSITQGANYSTPRMAWPDMVARELDWDAVNLGIGGFGVFDPRVAEYVASLPRDFVSIHCGANLNGKEDHRERIRQFLSIVLANGFSAPCLVVTPIVCLTRQVQPIRDQIREVVESFGIPNLRCVDGLSVVNQLSALNSDGLHLNDWGEISYYRSIVRIFREWSISSNEYF; encoded by the coding sequence GTGCATGGAGATTCAATAACGCAGGGTGCGAATTACTCGACTCCTCGCATGGCTTGGCCTGACATGGTTGCCCGCGAGCTGGACTGGGACGCGGTCAATCTGGGAATCGGTGGATTTGGCGTGTTTGACCCGCGGGTAGCGGAGTACGTGGCCAGTCTACCCAGAGATTTTGTCAGTATCCACTGTGGTGCCAATTTGAATGGAAAGGAGGATCATCGGGAGAGGATCCGGCAGTTCCTGTCGATCGTGTTGGCCAATGGTTTTTCAGCGCCGTGTTTGGTGGTCACCCCCATCGTTTGCCTGACGCGTCAAGTGCAGCCGATTCGTGATCAGATCCGTGAGGTCGTGGAGAGTTTCGGTATACCGAATCTTCGGTGTGTAGACGGATTATCGGTCGTGAATCAGCTCAGTGCTTTGAACAGCGACGGCTTGCATCTCAACGACTGGGGAGAGATCTCGTATTACCGATCAATTGTTCGAATATTTAGAGAATGGAGCATTTCATCGAATGAGTATTTTTAG